GGCTTTGTTAACAGCCCCAGAAGTCCCAGCTTGCACATCACTTTCTTGCTTTTCAAATGAATTGGTTTCCTTCTAAAGTAGGTGGCATGTTTGCGGGCGAGTCCTTAAGCCCTGAACAGCTGTGGAGCCACCAGAATCTTACAAGTGCTAAGATCTGCTTTGTTCTGGAATTTCTTATAACGTGTCTCCTTTTGCACTTTTTAGAATAccctgctttattttttatgatgCAAAATTCATTTTGCTCATTtagattttcttcatttttgtttaaatatacagtagttcacgTCTTCCCACAATGCCCTTTTTGTTTTCATGGGCGCCGCTATTTTGTTACTGGCTTCTAGCCGTGTTGCTATTTGAGGATGATGGGAGATGTGTGACCCGTGACTTCACCGCTGCAGTGCTATTGTTAAGGGATTTCTCCTTTAATTGAGTGAAATAATGACAATGGAAActcctttttcattgttttctcagATGAAGGGATCTGTTTTTCTTATCAGTGTCAGGATGTGGGCTGAAGTTGGGGGTCTTATAGTCTTTTCTTATTATGGAAGCCATTTTGTTGATGGTTGTTAGGGTCGCATCCAGCatttctaggggtgtggtctcGAGGGTCATGACCTAGAATTCATCGGCAGACGGGTATAAAAGGTCAGCGTTTGCACCAATCTGTGAATAAATCCttctaaatgtttatttaatttaatttttgtgatttatttccaTGTCTTTCTTGCCTGAATTTTAACTGTGGTTTTTACCTCTCACCCAGGTTATACCTGCTTCATCTTATCCCCAGTTAACTCCAGAAATTAGTTTTCTGTTTTCCTGCCAAGTCCGAGCAATCAGATTCTGATGGATTTTTATATATGGTGGAGAAAAGCAGAAAGACCCCAAAAAAAGAGTTTGGGGTCCTACCCCATATATTAGCAATTACGCTCTTCCTAATGAGGACCGGGCAAGAGACTATTCTGTGAGAGGCAAGTGGGTGGCTTGATAAGCAGGggacaggaagaggagggtccagaGGGACCaggtggaagtgaggtcactTGGAGGGTGTGGTCCAGAGGCGGATGTGAGGTCACTTGGAGGGTGTGGTCCAGaggcggaagtgaggtcactTGGAGGGTGTGGTCCAGaggtggaagtgaggtcactTGAAGGGTGTGGTCCAGAGGTGGAAATTAGGTCACTTGGAGGGTGTGGTCCAGAGGCAGAAGTGAGGTCACTTGGAGGGTGTGGTCCAGAGGCAGAAGTGAGGTCACTTGGAGGACGTGGTCCATAGGTGGAATTGAGGTCAGTTGGAGGGCATGGTCCATAGGTGGAATTGAGGTGACTTGGAGGGCGTGGTCCAgaggtggaagtgaggtcagttgGAGGGTGTGGTCCAGAGGGGCAAGTGAGGTTACTTGGAGGGCGTGGTCCATAGGTAGAAGTGAGGTTGTGTGAGTGGCCAAACTCTTCTTTATTAATTGGATGGATTAAAGGGCTCATGGCTAGGAGGCTAAGCAAAGAGTGTTAAGTCAGACTGGAAGGAGCCTCACAGGTCATGAATATGGACCTGCACAGCCATTGTGGGTAACGATGTGGCTCTCGTGTCTCTGGCAGGCCTGTGCACCTCTCTACAGATGGAACGTCATCAAGGCCAATGACGAGTCAGGATCGACTGAAGTGGGCAGCTGCCGCTTGGCACGGATGCAAGGGCAGAAGAGCGAGATTGCGGAGTTTTCGCCCTGCCGCAGCGAGTATACCAATAAATACTACACAGACCGCGGAAACTGTAAGTGTCCTACTACAGTGAAACAGCAGTCCGAGAGAAGCACCAAACACGTAAACGTAATACAATTtggacaagagcaggccattcagtccaacaggcTTACCAATCTGATGGAACTGAGACCCAGCACCACTGACGATGATGAGGGGCTTTAATGCTAATCCACGTGATTTATTGTGAGCTTCTTTATCGTTTTGTTTTGCAGACGGAGATCGTCGGTACTGTGAGGTGGGATTCAGTGTCGACTTAACCAAGGTGGGTTAAAACGGTGGGGTTGGGGACTTACTTCTTCTGGATGGGTGGGGaattgtcaagtcaagtcaaatcaagttggggagcatgcactggtacaccgtattgccgcacccactacatgacaaaattgacaacctcccaggcagacacgcggttctgtcccaccctctggaagtgaccctctatctgccgcagccaggtgttaggtgggcgaccccttggcctggttctgCCACTCGGGATCCCAAcagtgaggatcttacgagccggatcaccctcggggaaattcaccacatggccgtagtgccgcaactgacgctccctcacaatgcagggactccatgagcaacacaaagtcaaaccagcaagACCctaggattttccggagagacatacatgaaggtgtccagtctttgtctcaggtcactggatagcgtccatatctcataaacaggaagcacctggactctaaagacttggaccttcatccttttgcagatatcgggattgccacacacccctttccggtGACTTCATGACCcgcgtctactgacttcataggaagagtcaccagagtcatgaatgtcactgccaaggtaagtaaacctctcgacgaggtcgactcTCTCTGCGGACAAACACACTGCTCTGCCCACGAGTCACTAAAGGCCTGGATGGTGGTTTCCTCACTCAGACccttcactcagtctctcgagacccccgatcagagcttccattgactcagcgaagatcacaacatcgtcagcaaagttaagatccgtgaatctttcttcaccaacagatgccccctagctgctggaccccacaccCCTGGCCAACACccattccatacaagcattgaacagagtaggagcagaacacactgctgacggacccccagaatcaactgggaaaaacacagaggttctgcctccactcagcacagcactcacagtaccagtgcacaGGCATGCCATATAattcagcaacctcgaggggatcccacgaaccctcaggatgtcccacagggcaactcaatcaactgagtttgCGAAAAttggctgcaaagaaactctgcagatattcgcgtttgcgctccatgagaaccctcagtgccaggatgcagtcgatggtagacttcttaggtgtaaaaccagactgttctggttgctggtaggtcagcaagtgatcacggatcctactgaggatgaccctagtgaggatcttacctggcactgagagtaTAGTGGTCTCCCCCTATAGTTGCCCCTATTCAGgtaatcacccttccctttccagataggggcgacaagtcccgttttccagtcagttgggataatgcccgtctcccaaatggaagcaaagattgcttgcaatgccaggaggacagcctgaccaccagcctggagaagttcacaccggataccacagatcccttcaGCCTTGACCATACctccccctcagctggttcacctcctgtgccatctcagtgagattggtgggttcacagctaattggaggggAGGAGAGGAGTCGCAGCCCTTGGCTCAATTTAAGAATTGTCAACACTCCTCAAtatcctggttctttaatggctgtgtggttccttgtagagccattgcttgacaaagaaacaCCTCATTCTACGAGGGGCTCTCTTCATATGACATTGTGTGTTTTGAAAAAGTACCTGATACGTGGACGTAGTACGAGGGTGtgggtgagaagttaagcaaaatgactcctttgattggctaactaggaagatgacaatatgcagtctgctgaggcaactcaggcctcttcatCAGGCGAGATGTCATACAGAAACGGGAGTCCTCTGTGTTTATATGGACACCAGGAGAGATGCAGCTTGGGAAAACgattaagtgagacatcttagatgtaaaaaacaCATAGACccctccaggctaagattcatttagcaagagaggagaacaacgTCTAGTCGAGATCTTTGGGTAAGATGACTGTCCAACAATGTCTTTGGACGTTTCTGATGAGTGGATCTGTAGTCAAGTTATCCAAGAGATGCagacaatcctcatatctggccataaaactcttgtctctgttcacaCCGTGTTGTGACGTGTTCAATTTTAGCacgagtttaacttcccattctcttctctcttgctgtgttctgaagttgcccataagtcCTGGGACTTTAACGTCCCCCTCTCAGTGTCcatggtttatttaatttagaccCTGTGGAAGTTCATTCCCTGGCCGAGTGTTTCTCTTACATTGAGTGTAGTGTCGGGACATTTCAGAGGGAGAATCAGGTGGACCACATGAGTTGATCTGTAGGAAAATGacccctttatgtgatgttctagtcagAAGGTTGGACATTATAATGGAGAGGCTGTGTAGGTGAACACATGCCTATGGGAGAACTTGTGTGAGGGACGAAGCTCACTTATAAGTGGATTGGTATGGGGGTGCCTGTCTACCTTAGGAGTTGTGGTTCATGTGTCGCATTAAATGGCTTCATTGGGATCAAGACATTGGTGAAGGTCTGCCAACATCTTCATGGAGCTAACTGTTCATAACAGATGAGTAGATCGTTTGACTTGGAGGAGACGGTCGGAAAAATATTAGGACAACTCCATCCCCTCATTGCAAAATCAAAATCTTCTGCCATGTTTTGTTCCTTTCTGATTCTTTTTTGTTCCCTCTGTCTTAGGATGGGAAGATTGTGATGGGAGCTCCTGGAGGTTATTTTTTTATGGGTAAGCATTTCCACATTTTTCCACGTCATACTTTCTGGACCCCGTCAAAGTGGAGTTTATTTGATCTCTCCCCGTCTTCATGTGAGTTTTCCACTTGTCATGAACTAGAAGTCCTAAATCATgtaagtcccaaaagcacttctgaaaatgcccactagagggagccttaagagaaggatttaggagtcgcagaGAACTGACGCCATCAACTGACAGTCAGTgtgcagaagccatgaagaaggctaacagaatgtcaggttatatagcgccttgatgttgaaaatttaatgatgaaatttaatggaaataaatgcaAAGTATAACACGTAGAAGtggaaatgttagatttgaatgcacATCAGTTTCCAAGTGGTGCGTCAAATCCTGTTGGCTTACTGAattttcaacaaataaataaatggggcgGAGTTACAGTGTGTACGTAACCTGATTGGTGGCAGCCATTAGACAGTTAACAGAACTTTAAGTTGCTTAACTGAGTATTTTCAACAAACGCCAAGAGAGTTTCTTATTTTGAGGGATTATTTCTGACATGGCGAAGCAAACGGAAATATCAGGGCTTTTGAAAAAGCCTCGTTTAGCGATATGGAATGAAAATCCAGGATGCAGAATACAAAGTGTCACACAAACGAGTCACAGACATCATTAAgattttgggcagccacccggaATTTGTTTCCCCGGCTGCAAagaaccagaaccagaagtgataaatacatgaccggaagtgacgtctccatgaccggaagtgacatcatcattgtcGCCCAAAAAACGGAAGTGACTTCTTCGTGGCCGGAAATAACATTGTCGTCATCGCCAAAAAaaaacggaagtgatgtctccATGACCAGAGGTGATGTCATCGTCagaaaaccggaagtgacgtcttcatgacctgaaagtgacatcattgtcgGTGCCAGAAACTGGAAGGTGACATTAtcgtgaccggaagtgatgtcatcgtcgGCGACAGACACTGGAAGTGTTGTCTTcatgactggaagtgacgtcatcgacgGTGCCCCCaaaccggaagtggcatcttcatgactggaagtggtgtcatcgtCAGCACCagaaaaccggaagtgacgtctccatggccgaaagtgacatcatcatcggcgacagacactggaagtgacatcttcatgaccagaagtgatgtcatcgttgtcgccaaaaaaacagaattgacgtcttcatgaccggaagtgatgccatcgtCAGTGGCagaaaaccggaagtgacacctCCATGGctgaaagtgacgtcattgtCGGCGCCAGAaaatcggaagtgacgtcatcatcatcatctgagagagacagtcagcacactccaccgccccctggtctggcgtagatttactattatttaggcccgttagctgtttcccatgtgcATGTATGTGACAAGTTACAAGTTACAAAATCAATGCCTTCTCATAGACGCCTTATTTTCTCCATCACAGTTGTCGCTCTTTGTTCGGACTTAAATGTCCGTTTGGTGTCTAAGATGTCAGTTCAAGTCTGATTgacagttttgagaatgacacaaatcttagttttcacaaagtctgttgcctcagtttttatgatggcagtttgcatcgactccagaatgttctgacgaGAGATCAGATTAactgcaaagtccctctttgccatgaaaatgaacttcatcccaaaaaaccaactgcatgtcagccctgacaccaaaggacctgctgacatcacTACAGTGGTCTTCTCGTTAACTCAGGTGAGACGAGGATGAGGCTGAAGGTCACGCTGATTGAGTTACAATAGAGGAGTGAAGAAGGCAtcagggcgcccaagaaagtccagcaaatgCCAGGAGCGTCTCCTAAAGTGGATTCAGCTGTGGGCACCACCggggcagagcttgctcaggaatggcagcaggcaggtgtgagtgaggtgaagaATTTTGGAGAATGGCCTGGTGCGCgtcaagaagggcagcagagAAGCTAAgagaaacatcagggacagactgacatTGTGAGACTGGACTGCcgaggactgctggggtcaagtcattgtctgcgatgaatcccctttctgattgaaGAGAAGAGAAGCTGAGCAGTGCTACCATCAATCCTGTGTCacaccaacagtaaagcatcctgagaccactcatgtcacgtggggttgcttctcagttCCAATtaggcctaagaacacagccatgaataaagaattggACCAAAACATCaaccaagagcaacttctcccagccATCCAAGAATAATTTGGTGACCAAcgtgatggagcaccgggccagaaGGCCAAAGTGAGAACTGAggggctcagggaacaaaacaatgaaatttggggtccatggccaggaaacatcccattgagaacttgtggtcaagaggcaggaggagaaagaaaaaccCACCAACTCTGATTAcgcaagaatgggcagctgccatcagtcaggattgggcgcAGAAGTTGAGTGCCAGTCTGTCAGGATGAATTGCAAAGTgggggtcttgaaaaagaaagaagggccaacactgcaaatatggacttcatgtcattgtcaataaaagacttcaaaacttctgaactgcttgtcattctCCTTCAgtctaccatagaaacatctgaaacaaagatctaaaaacatggagacagcagactttgtgaaaaccaacactgggTCCTTCTCAAGACTTTAGGCCTCAACTGTCCCCCCTTTGTAATCAGATGAAGTTTGGAACGCAGGGGGAGGTTTGGCGTAGCTGGATGTCTGCCTCCCTGTTAAATCGCAGCAGGCCTGCCGTGCCTTGGCACTGCCCACTTTTATCCCACACCAGGAAGCACACTTGAGTATTAATGGGAGACCAAGGACACTTCACACATTCAGTAACTGGTCCAGGACTTGAACCCGGGTCACCAGATTTGCGCTGCTGTGTCTAACTCTGTATTTTCTCATAGGCCAGGTCATTGTCGCTGAGGTAACCACCATCTTCAAAGAAAGCAATCAAAGTCTGACGCAGTCGCTGAGCAGAGAAGCACAGACCTATGAAGATCGCTCCAGCTCATACGACGGATATCAAGGTCAGGCTTTTCTCCCAGCATGCCAAGGATGAGGCTAATGCATTGTCTGTGTCTCTTCTGGTGGGCACATAACTCACACAATTAGGCTACAATTAAATAATATGTGAAATGGCGAGGGGCCGTAAGCCTGTTACAATGAGGGTCGGCTCTGCCTCTTACTCCCTGGTTCTTATCTTCCACTCCTGCTTCCCAGATGGCTGATGACTGCAGGGCATGACGGTTTTATATTTTGGTTTCTTCACCATCTTTTAAAATGAGCGAAAGTTTTAGTAACCAGGAACACAAATTCATGCTCAGCCTTTATttcttatagtgcctttaaaagtGAATTACTTCCACCCAGTGTGTGCTGATTGTCCAGTTCACCCCAGTGGCCTACTGGGACCTCTGCATTGAATCCACCGCCTCACCTGAAGCTCATTGTTTTTCCCTTTCCAGGTTATTCAGTGGCAGTGGGCGAATTTACAGGAGACTCCATTCCAGGTACAGAATCCTTAAGATGACTTGAGATTTCCTGGTCAGATGTTAACTCCggttggcacggtggcgcagtggtagttaggagacccgggtttgcttctcgggtcctccctgcgtggagtttgcatgttctccccgtgtctacgtgggtttcctccgggtgccccagtttcctcccacaatccaaagacatgcaggttaggtggattggcggttctaaattggcccgggtgtgtttgtgtgtgtcctgcggtgggttggcaccctgcccaggattggttcctgccttgtgccctgtgttggctgggattggctccagcagacccccgtgaccctgcagttaggatatagctagttggataatggagggatggacatTCATTTGTAGAAATGGCAAACACAACTGGGAAACTCAGATCGACCGCCTGTCTGATAGCACGTGAACACAGCTACTGTCCATCCATCcgtctgtccattttctaaccaggccCAGGGTCACTGGAGTTGTTAGTAGCAGTgcaggtgaggtgaggtgagaaCCAAGCCTGGATGGACCTCCACTCGAACCCAAGGCAACATCAGCACTCGCCCACAGTGGGCCAACTTGGAGTGACTGCTCAACTTTACCAGCATGGATTTGAGGGAAAAATCCTGGTGAGAACTTACAGACCCCACAatggcgggttagaaaatggatggatggagatgttAACTCCTGGGGTTCAAGTGGCTGATAAACTTCAAAAGATGGCCGACTGAGATTTACGAACAGAAACTGCCAGGCGTGCTGTGGCCGGAAAAGATTTAACAACAGACTGCCCTCTAGTGGAGATTCGctgaaaaatcaaatataaacagAAGAGCTTTGTTTATCaatatttaattatgtaatttatccatccatcacccagacccgctatatcctaacacagggtcacaggggtctgctggagccaatcccacccagcacagggcgcaaggcaggaacaaaacccaggcagggcgccagcacaccgcagggcacacacacaaacaatacaatacaatacaatctatttgtgtataggccaaaatcacacaaggagtgccacaatgggctttagcgggccctgcctcttggcagccccccagccttgaccctccaagaagacaaagaaaaactcttaTAGggaaagaaacctcaggaaaggcagttcaaagagagaccccttttcaggtaggttgggcgtgcagtgggtgtcaaagagaagggggtcaatacaatacaatagacagaatagaacaaatcctcaatacagcataaaaataaaaatttcacaagtacggagcagaatttaacagtagatgatatcccataatatgatttggatttgcacacccacacaccaggcacacactcgggacaatttaggatcaccaatccacctaacctgcatgtctttggactgtgggaggaaacccacgcagacacggggaggacatgcaaaccccacgcagggaggacactggaagcgaacccttaagggcctcctaacggcgaggcagcagcgccaccatgccaccctatgtAATTTATTTGAATCTCAATTTTCCACATGCTTCAATTATCTCCGTACATTATAATATGTTAGACTTTCACCTGGCAGGTTGAGTTTAAGGTACAGGGTGGCGCACGAAAAAACCGAACCATCTCTGATTACAACACCGACGTACGTTTCTTAGCCCGTACACGAAATGAAagatatgcaatacaaaaatctGTACTTAACTGGCTAGAGGAGGTGCTGGAAATGATTTCCTTGTGCGTCAATACACTTTTCTGTACGCCACACCATATTGTCATAGACGCGACGCAGCTGCTTCAGTTTATCCAATTTCACTCCGAATAATGTCCTGCAGTTCCTCTAATGTCTTTGGATTATTGACATACGCTTTTCCcttcgggtggcacggtggcgcagtggtagcgctgctgcctcacatttaggagacctggcttctcttcctgggtcctccctgcgtggagtttgcatgttctccccgtgtccaaagacatccaggttaggtgcattggtgattcaaaattgtcccgagtgtgtgcttggtgtgtgtgtgagtgcatgccctgcggtgggctggcgccctgcccggagtttgttcctgccttgcaccctgtgttggctgggattggctccagcagacccctgtgactctgtagttaggatgaataatgactgactgactgagggaCTTTTCCATTCAGATTGCCCCACAGGTAAAAGTCACAAGTGGATAAGTCCGGTGATCTCGGTGGCCACAAACCTTTGCTGACAGTTCGTTCCTCTGTGAAGACGTTGTGAATTCGAGAAAGTGACTGGCGAGGAGTGTGACATGTCGCTCCATCCATGTTACGATGAAACCGGCCTGTAAAACAGCTCGAGCCAGCTGGTCGGAGACGGTTCGGTTTTTCACGCGCCACCCTTTATGAGCAGCCCACATTCATTTTGTGCACAAAAGGTTAAGAGAAAGATTTTATTTGATGtaaaaagcaggaaacagccttATTTGGCAAACTCTTTGTAAATTTCGAGACATTACGACAGAGGGCAGGAGTGGGGTCGtctcacaaaaatgtaattcacaAAGTGAATGGCATCCTCTGTCTCTTAGTCTAAGTAAAGCAGATTGTTCATCAAAAGAGCGGCCATTTGTCTGATGCACCAAACCCTTTAATGTGGCCAGGGGGCAATTGATTTGGGGTTTAAACccctgaaaaatatatttatgacaGATCGAGCCGATTGATCATAGACAGAATTTTGATACCATGTACTTTTATTCTCCTCAAATTAATTCCTGCCAAGGCCCCTGTCCAAACGTAACATATCCCACCGCTACCACCAACAGCTTTTCTGTAAAATGCGTGTAAAGATTTGTGAAAAAGAGATTCTGATGGGCTTTTTACCTCTTTAAAACTTCTAACTGCTcaactttaactttattattattatttatttttttctttttttttttctttttcacagacTACGTTGCTGGCATCCCACATGACCGAGATGCGTCTGGCACGGTAAGCATTCAAAATTCCTGATTCGCAGTAACAGTGGGCACCAGTCTGCTGTGACTTGGGGGCCACCAGacctgttaaaaaagaaaaaaacaaaaaaaaacaccttttcccAGCTCAAAgcttttcatatttcatttaatgaaattaaaaaaagaacttcaaaatattcaaacatatctcaaattccaaaaatacaaatttcaaaactATTAAAAGTCACATCACTGAACAAAGAAATATTCAAGACAAATGACAAACGATAAAAATCAATTCAACTAAAGGCAGAGCTAAAGCCCACAAAACCAAATATCCTCATACGTAGAGCAGAAGGTCAAAGTAAGAAACTCCAAACGTGGAAAAGTAAGAATGACAAACCTGACAAAATGGCGGAGCACAAAGAGAGCCAATGGACATCAGGAAGAGGACTCATGTTACCACAAAGTGGCTCAGGCAGCAGGTTTCTTAACCAGAACTCTCGGGATATCCCTGACTGAACTTTTGAGACCCCTAAGCCGGGATCATCAATTGGCGGACTGCTTCCATTTACAGATCCTGCCAGCTTTTTCCCAGCACATTTTCTTAAGTcacataaatattatatataaaatctcTAAACCCAGAATCTAGTTCTTTCGCTCGcggccataggtgagggttggaacgtcgatcgactggtaaatcgagagctttgccaTTTTCCTCAGCTATCTCCTCACAACGACTGCTCCCTTCATCCCTCAGTCATGAACAAGACACTGAGATGTTTAAACTCCTCCATTTGAGGTTAGCAACCTAGATTGGGCAAAGAGGCACCCACCCCTCACCTTTGCCAGCTGGTAACCCTGACTTTAGACATGAAGGTGCAGGTCCTCATCCCGACTGCTTCATAGTTGGGCTGAAAACTGTGGATCTGAGGTTACCACCCAATGAAACCCacaggaccacatcatctgcaaaaacctGAGAACACCAAACTGGACCACCTTCACCTTGTAGCGGTCAAGCGCCGCTAAGATTGGCggtgatttattcattttagtggaggagatcccagggacaaccccagcctggCATCGACCCACCCACACTCACTACAGAGACCAAACAAAGCACACTGGGAACATTAAACAATAAGGAATATAAtggaattaaattaattaaatgcacGGAATAATACCACGCCGACCCCCTTCGGCGATAttccatttaacatataaacacaaacacc
This genomic stretch from Polypterus senegalus isolate Bchr_013 unplaced genomic scaffold, ASM1683550v1 scaffold_5054, whole genome shotgun sequence harbors:
- the LOC120521961 gene encoding integrin alpha-5-like translates to VSLVVGAPKANTSQPGITEGGAVFLCPWSSGGGQCQVLSFDSTGDKTYLDEAQQTLQTNKSHQWFGASVRSEQSHIVACAPLYRWNVIKANDESGSTEVGSCRLARMQGQKSEIAEFSPCRSEYTNKYYTDRGNYGDRRYCEVGFSVDLTKDGKIVMGAPGGYFFMGQVIVAEVTTIFKESNQSLTQSLSREAQTYEDRSSSYDGYQGYSVAVGEFTGDSIPDYVAGIPHDRDASGTVSIQNS